Proteins from one Fragaria vesca subsp. vesca linkage group LG6, FraVesHawaii_1.0, whole genome shotgun sequence genomic window:
- the LOC101306748 gene encoding cyclic nucleotide-gated ion channel 1-like yields the protein MAKKVSKKLKFNRKIQKISPDIDLWLSKNADVPKELKTVIMETVRYRVEENQDVHVENIVSILSPVQKRLVMCPLCLDLLKNVSLLEEIGDQVLKAISEHLNWEFYAVDSYIIREGEPLRKMFFIRQGTALTYTTRTDQMSGGSTSGSSIIDNLEKGDLYGEELLEWAFNFGSFSNLLVSTISVVSQEIVEAFVIRAKDLKKIVSTFWWQFSRKLQLNDMEDSQLMQLKFLAISSLLRHRKAMAKRGSGWDQVYNKLIKSD from the exons ATGGCCAAGAAGGTATCAAAGAAGCTTAAATTCAACCGGAAGATACAAAAGATATCTCCAGACATAGATTTGTGGTTGTCCAAAAATGCTGATGTCCCAAAGGAATTGAAGACGGTGATCATGGAAACTGTACGATATAGAGTGGAAGAGAACCAAGATGTTCATGTGGAAAATATCGTCTCTATTCTCTCCCCAGTTCAAAAAAGACTTGTCATGTGCCCTCTTTGCCTGGATTTGCTTAAAAAT GTGTCACTGCTTGAAGAAATAGGCGATCAAGTGTTGAAAGCAATCTCCGAGCATCTCAACTGGGAGTTCTATGCTGTAGACAGCTATATTATTCGAGAGGGGGAACCACTCAGGAAGATGTTCTTCATCAGGCAAGGCACCGCACTGACCTACACAACTCGTACAGATCAGATGAGTGGAGGAAGTACAAGTGGTTCTTCGATCATTGACAACCTTGAGAAGGGTGATCTCTATGGGGAAGAACTTCTAGAGTGGGCATTCAATTTTGGCTCCTTTTCGAACTTGCTTGTTTCAACGATAAGTGTTGTGTCTCAAGAAATAGTTGAAGCTTTTGTCATCAGGGCCAAAGATTTGAAGAAAATTGTCTCTACGTTCTGGTGGCAGTTTAGCAGGAAACTCCAACTCAATGACATGGAGGATTCTCAGTTGATGCAGTTGAAGTTTTTGGCAATTTCTTCCTTGTTACGCCACCGTAAAGCAATGGCAAAGAGAGGAAGTGGCTGGGACCAAGTTTACAATAAGTTAATCAAAAGTGACTAA